From the Butyrivibrio fibrisolvens genome, one window contains:
- a CDS encoding ABC transporter permease subunit produces the protein MENVKKILKSNTRLLILVAVYLFFCITTNGGIFSPLNFSALIVQNAYVYILGCGMLMCMLTGGNIDLSCGSFICFLGSVGGVMMVVMKWNVGLSIVAMLLIGIIYGCILGALIAYVNIPPWIATLVGYLAFRGIGTSILSANSTTGSIAPIPPAYLKIFSGKLFETTAKTMNIPCMVFGIVSVIIIAVLEIRSRSVKISKGYAHDSLTAMIAKIVVFGAFIMLFAYKLAYAGGIPTALIWALAIVLIYAFITEKTTIGRYFYTIGGNREATRLSGIDTKKILFLAYLNMAVLTVISAWTVVARFQAANSTAGTNFEMDAISACVVGGVSAYGGKGSVFGVVIGATLIGVINLGMSLMTIDPNYQKVIKGVVLLAAVAFDIFSARMAAKKK, from the coding sequence ATGGAAAACGTTAAGAAAATTTTAAAATCAAATACAAGACTTCTAATTCTTGTCGCCGTATATCTTTTCTTTTGTATTACTACTAATGGTGGTATTTTCTCACCACTTAACTTTAGTGCTCTGATAGTTCAGAATGCATATGTATATATCCTTGGATGCGGTATGCTCATGTGTATGCTGACAGGTGGTAACATCGATCTGTCCTGCGGATCATTCATATGTTTCCTTGGATCTGTTGGCGGTGTGATGATGGTAGTAATGAAATGGAATGTCGGACTATCTATCGTTGCAATGCTGCTGATAGGTATCATCTATGGATGCATACTTGGAGCACTTATTGCTTATGTTAATATCCCGCCGTGGATCGCAACCCTTGTTGGTTATCTTGCATTCAGAGGAATAGGAACATCAATCCTTTCTGCTAACAGCACAACAGGTTCAATTGCTCCTATCCCGCCTGCATACCTTAAGATTTTCTCAGGTAAGCTTTTTGAAACAACCGCCAAGACAATGAATATTCCTTGTATGGTATTTGGAATAGTCAGTGTTATCATCATAGCTGTTCTTGAGATCAGAAGCAGAAGCGTTAAGATCTCTAAGGGATATGCACATGATTCATTGACTGCTATGATTGCTAAGATCGTAGTATTTGGCGCATTCATCATGCTTTTTGCATATAAGCTTGCATATGCAGGTGGTATACCTACAGCTCTTATATGGGCTCTTGCAATAGTTCTTATCTATGCTTTTATTACAGAGAAGACTACCATCGGACGTTACTTCTATACAATAGGTGGTAACAGAGAGGCTACAAGACTTTCTGGTATTGATACCAAAAAGATACTTTTCCTTGCATACCTTAATATGGCAGTTCTTACTGTAATCAGTGCATGGACCGTAGTAGCAAGATTCCAGGCTGCTAACTCAACAGCAGGAACAAACTTTGAGATGGATGCTATCTCAGCCTGCGTAGTAGGTGGTGTATCTGCATACGGTGGTAAGGGATCAGTATTTGGAGTAGTTATTGGTGCTACACTTATAGGTGTTATCAACCTTGGAATGAGCCTTATGACTATAGATCCTAACTATCAGAAAGTTATCAAGGGTGTCGTTTTGCTTGCTGCAGTTGCATTTGATATCTTCTCAGCAAGAATGGCTGCCAAGAAAAAGTAA
- a CDS encoding histidine kinase, whose amino-acid sequence MGLFKRKDGGKQKGHHELRKKLESRNIQITLLTSYTIVSILSMSLLGAVLYSSFASISRRVATDNARTILSQTGEKLEDYLRQMRQLSDAFYYTSIQTSDIHVDKIGSQMNLLYESNKDNVVSMALFESNGRQLGAAPSAIQKDNIDVTTQEWFVEATTQVENMHFSTPHVQNLFSDSAGRYYWVISLSRSVMYTRGGIPKQGVLLVDMDYTTVYQMFDILNNSLSQGYIYLCDKEGRIIYHPQNMQIVSGLYDENNQVVATYSDGVYEEKFNGEKRIEIVNTISYTGWKLVSVIPTKNLSVGLRSTRSFMVLIVLLVMLAVLLLNRLISARISSPIKKLTASIHNIEVTERSVPLVYIGGSNEVRYLGTTLQKLLNQISLLMADIIKEQEEKRKSELDALQSQVNPHFLYNTLDSIVWMVEDGRNKEAVYMITQLSSLFRISLSNGRNIIRVSEEIKHAENYTNIQKVRFKDSFSVKYEIDQDIMNCCIVKLVVQPLLENAIYYGVKGMEDPGSIRVRGYRKGDNVYIEVEDNGYGMSPEQAKGLLTEEGRTRARGSGVGLINVHRRLQLRFGRDFGLMINTEADEGTRVTIHMPYIEYSEENARDVESAEYI is encoded by the coding sequence ATGGGATTATTCAAGCGCAAAGATGGGGGTAAACAAAAAGGTCATCATGAACTTAGAAAAAAGCTGGAATCTCGAAATATCCAGATAACGCTTCTGACCTCATATACGATAGTTTCAATATTGTCCATGAGCCTTTTGGGGGCAGTTCTATATAGTAGTTTTGCATCTATATCCAGAAGGGTTGCAACAGACAATGCAAGGACAATCCTCTCTCAGACAGGTGAGAAGCTTGAAGATTACCTGCGGCAGATGAGGCAGCTTTCTGATGCCTTTTATTATACATCTATTCAGACATCTGATATCCATGTAGACAAGATCGGAAGTCAGATGAACCTTCTGTATGAGTCCAATAAAGATAATGTAGTATCAATGGCACTTTTTGAATCCAATGGAAGACAGCTTGGTGCAGCGCCATCTGCGATTCAAAAAGATAATATTGATGTCACAACCCAGGAGTGGTTCGTAGAAGCCACAACGCAGGTTGAGAACATGCACTTTTCGACGCCGCATGTTCAGAACCTTTTTAGCGATTCGGCAGGAAGGTACTACTGGGTCATATCTCTTAGCAGGTCTGTAATGTATACAAGAGGAGGAATCCCCAAGCAGGGCGTACTCCTTGTAGATATGGATTACACGACTGTGTATCAGATGTTCGATATTCTTAACAACTCCCTTTCACAGGGTTATATATACCTGTGCGACAAAGAGGGAAGGATCATATATCATCCTCAGAACATGCAGATAGTTTCAGGACTTTATGATGAAAACAATCAGGTTGTGGCAACATACTCTGATGGCGTCTATGAGGAGAAATTCAACGGTGAAAAAAGGATCGAGATAGTCAATACCATAAGCTATACCGGCTGGAAACTTGTAAGCGTCATACCTACTAAGAACCTTTCGGTAGGACTTAGAAGTACCAGATCTTTTATGGTGCTGATAGTACTGCTGGTAATGCTGGCGGTACTACTTCTTAACAGGCTCATATCTGCAAGGATTTCAAGTCCCATCAAGAAGCTTACGGCATCTATCCACAATATTGAAGTTACAGAAAGGAGTGTCCCTCTTGTATACATAGGCGGTTCCAATGAAGTCCGTTACCTTGGAACTACGCTTCAAAAACTCCTTAACCAGATATCACTTCTTATGGCGGACATCATCAAGGAGCAGGAGGAAAAGAGAAAAAGCGAGCTGGATGCTCTTCAGTCTCAGGTCAACCCTCACTTTCTCTATAATACTTTGGATTCTATCGTATGGATGGTAGAAGATGGCAGGAACAAGGAAGCTGTTTATATGATAACCCAGCTGTCATCACTTTTCAGAATAAGCCTCTCAAACGGAAGGAATATCATAAGAGTAAGTGAAGAGATCAAGCATGCAGAGAATTATACCAATATTCAGAAGGTAAGATTCAAAGACTCTTTTTCTGTAAAATATGAAATTGATCAGGATATAATGAACTGCTGTATTGTTAAGCTTGTAGTGCAGCCTCTTTTGGAAAATGCTATCTATTACGGAGTTAAAGGGATGGAAGATCCCGGTAGTATCCGGGTTAGGGGATATAGGAAAGGTGACAATGTCTACATAGAAGTTGAAGACAACGGATATGGTATGAGTCCTGAACAGGCTAAGGGGCTTCTCACAGAAGAAGGAAGAACAAGGGCAAGAGGCTCGGGAGTAGGTCTTATCAATGTGCACAGAAGACTCCAGCTAAGGTTTGGCAGAGACTTCGGACTTATGATAAATACAGAAGCCGATGAGGGTACCAGGGTTACTATTCATATGCCATATATAGAATATTCGGAGGAAAACGCCAGAGATGTTGAATCCGCGGAATATATTTAA
- a CDS encoding response regulator transcription factor, producing the protein MGYKCLLVDDEEEVINAIVRKIDWEGLGYEVPTYAHNGLEALEMAEGDTPDVVMTDIQMPYMDGLEFSRQLRKLCPGVKIIIFSGYDEFEYAKEAIKLEAEEYILKPVNSDELSSLFTRIRESLDKEAEERQSIRKLSRYYAQSLPLLQETFYSELVSGRIPQEHLAEYLLNYQIDLKGPVYEVVLIHTSSTLAPEGLNPVLLGISVRRLAQERLEEKWRGKFFSYQGDTVMIAQMDDSRQVIELTDDCDSFCRLAKIACKAVVTVGLGMVCTDAMDTVHSLEGASQAVSSRAIYGTGKAINIMEIEPEHDSETIMDESGKTLSEILRRIRVEDTIDIPLEAGRFVDSYSQDLGTMKLYEFFITDTMSRLYRFAQENHLAIEDVFADNTIGKALPDVLEFKIMLTDILSRMQQMIGDVRSKGQKSFVLKAQEYVAAHYNEEGITIEKICKNLGVSSAYFSTVFKKETGKTFVTYLTDYRMDKAKEILMTSDKKTYVIAAEVGFTDPNYFSYVFKRQYGITPSKFRTRGEIS; encoded by the coding sequence TTGGGTTACAAATGTCTGCTTGTTGATGATGAAGAAGAGGTTATAAATGCCATCGTTCGAAAAATAGACTGGGAGGGACTGGGGTATGAGGTCCCTACCTATGCTCATAACGGACTTGAAGCTTTGGAGATGGCAGAGGGTGATACTCCTGACGTTGTCATGACGGATATCCAGATGCCGTATATGGATGGTCTTGAGTTTTCAAGACAGCTTCGAAAGCTGTGCCCTGGTGTCAAGATCATTATTTTCTCAGGATATGACGAATTTGAATATGCCAAGGAAGCTATCAAGCTTGAGGCAGAAGAGTATATATTAAAACCTGTCAATTCTGATGAGCTTAGCAGTCTTTTTACAAGGATAAGAGAATCCCTTGATAAGGAGGCAGAAGAACGTCAGAGTATCAGGAAGCTTTCAAGATACTATGCCCAGAGCCTTCCGCTTCTTCAGGAGACTTTCTATTCAGAACTTGTATCAGGGAGGATACCCCAGGAGCATCTTGCGGAATATCTTCTTAATTATCAGATAGACTTAAAGGGGCCTGTATATGAGGTGGTCCTTATACATACGTCTTCGACATTGGCGCCGGAAGGCCTTAATCCGGTACTTCTGGGTATATCAGTAAGAAGACTTGCTCAGGAGAGACTTGAAGAGAAGTGGCGCGGTAAGTTCTTCTCCTATCAGGGAGATACCGTGATGATAGCTCAGATGGATGATTCAAGGCAGGTAATAGAGCTTACAGATGATTGTGACAGTTTCTGCAGGCTTGCCAAGATTGCCTGCAAAGCAGTAGTTACAGTAGGTCTTGGAATGGTATGCACTGATGCGATGGATACGGTTCACTCACTTGAGGGAGCATCGCAGGCTGTATCATCAAGGGCTATATACGGAACGGGCAAAGCTATCAATATCATGGAGATAGAGCCTGAGCACGATAGTGAGACAATTATGGATGAAAGCGGTAAGACGCTTTCAGAGATCCTTAGAAGGATCAGGGTAGAAGATACAATTGATATACCTTTGGAAGCGGGCAGATTTGTAGACAGTTACAGCCAGGATCTGGGTACTATGAAGCTGTATGAGTTTTTTATTACAGATACCATGAGCAGGCTCTATAGATTTGCTCAGGAGAACCATCTTGCCATAGAAGATGTATTTGCAGACAATACTATAGGCAAGGCGCTTCCGGATGTACTTGAATTTAAGATCATGCTGACAGATATCCTGTCAAGGATGCAGCAGATGATAGGGGATGTGAGGAGCAAGGGCCAGAAGTCTTTTGTACTTAAGGCACAGGAATATGTTGCTGCTCATTATAACGAAGAGGGGATTACTATAGAAAAGATCTGCAAGAACTTAGGGGTAAGTTCTGCATATTTCTCAACAGTTTTTAAGAAAGAGACCGGTAAGACTTTTGTCACATATCTTACGGATTATCGTATGGACAAGGCAAAAGAGATTCTTATGACTTCCGACAAGAAGACATATGTCATCGCGGCGGAAGTCGGTTTTACCGATCCCAATTATTTCAGCTATGTATTTAAACGCCAGTACGGGATAACACCATCCAAATTCAGAACCAGAGGCGAGATTTCTTAA
- a CDS encoding ABC transporter permease subunit: protein MKTGVVSSFFQKYTMILALIVVVIFFAITTDGKILYAQNINNLISQNAYVFVLATGMLMCILTGGNIDLAVGSVVCFAGGVGAVMLKSGLNVWIAVLAMLVIGLLIGYFQGFWIAWISVPPFIATLAGMYAFRGLSNVVLNGYAVAINDKVFLNVFGGGADCYVPDFFKVESVSLNVTCLIAGAIVALIYLATTISGVIKEKKLAIASENPAIKLVKAVVICIIIMVFAYILASYKGIPSGLVWIAAVMLIYNYILNNTAIGRYLYAVGGNEKATALSGVNTKLVYFIAYANMGFLAGLAGILTVARASSAQPTYGQGYEMDAIAACFIGGASAYGGTGKISGVFIGAALLGVINQGMSIMGVDSNYQRVVKGIVLLLAVMFDIMSKREKQ, encoded by the coding sequence ATGAAAACAGGTGTCGTTTCTTCCTTTTTCCAGAAATATACAATGATCCTTGCGCTCATTGTAGTAGTTATATTCTTTGCAATTACAACAGACGGCAAGATCCTGTATGCACAGAATATCAATAACCTTATATCACAGAATGCATATGTATTCGTTCTTGCAACGGGTATGCTCATGTGTATCCTTACAGGTGGTAACATCGATCTTGCGGTTGGATCTGTAGTCTGCTTTGCAGGCGGCGTAGGTGCGGTAATGCTTAAGAGTGGCCTTAATGTATGGATCGCAGTACTTGCAATGCTTGTTATAGGTCTTCTTATCGGATACTTCCAGGGATTTTGGATTGCCTGGATCAGTGTACCTCCCTTTATAGCAACACTTGCAGGAATGTACGCTTTCAGAGGTCTTTCCAATGTAGTACTTAACGGATATGCAGTTGCTATCAATGATAAGGTTTTCCTTAATGTATTTGGCGGCGGTGCTGATTGCTATGTTCCTGATTTTTTCAAGGTAGAGAGCGTATCACTTAATGTGACCTGTCTTATAGCAGGCGCTATTGTAGCACTTATTTATCTGGCTACAACAATAAGCGGAGTTATCAAGGAAAAGAAACTTGCTATCGCTTCAGAGAACCCTGCGATCAAGCTTGTAAAGGCAGTTGTCATCTGCATTATCATTATGGTATTTGCATATATACTTGCAAGCTATAAGGGTATTCCTTCAGGTCTTGTATGGATAGCTGCAGTAATGCTTATATACAACTATATACTTAACAACACTGCTATAGGTCGTTATCTGTATGCAGTAGGTGGTAATGAGAAGGCTACTGCACTTTCCGGTGTTAATACCAAGCTCGTATACTTTATTGCATATGCGAACATGGGATTCCTTGCAGGTCTTGCCGGTATCCTTACAGTAGCAAGAGCTTCATCAGCTCAGCCTACATATGGTCAGGGATATGAGATGGATGCTATTGCTGCCTGCTTCATAGGTGGCGCATCTGCTTATGGCGGAACAGGTAAGATATCCGGAGTATTCATAGGTGCGGCTCTTCTTGGCGTAATCAACCAGGGCATGAGTATCATGGGTGTAGACTCTAACTATCAGAGAGTAGTAAAGGGTATAGTACTCCTTCTGGCAGTTATGTTTGATATCATGTCCAAGAGAGAGAAGCAGTAA
- a CDS encoding galactose ABC transporter substrate-binding protein, translating into MMKGISRFFSQSEIRIGIRNKIKNRIKNGIGTKLLSVYMILALMAAALSGCGNIKSIDNKTIRIGVSVYDIHDTFITQLMDEFNSYADTNVTIVTYNAGQSTKEQNNQMQEMIDTGCDVICINLVDRTEPEHIIDMALKYDVPVIFFNRELTKEDLQRSAKFYYVGSDAVESGIMQGELAADEILGQESTIDTNNDGTIQYVMLQGEAGHQDAIVRSEYCVETLINKGVQLDRQGLAIANFNRTQAQSKIEQLISSNTEIELILANNDDMALGAIDAYLNMYGEDAKSKIPAIYGIDGTIGGLEAVKTGYMHGTVYNDKEGQAHAMYDLAMALATGSSLDDLGIEDGHYIRLPHTKITLDNVNDFLYR; encoded by the coding sequence ATGATGAAGGGAATCAGCAGATTCTTTTCCCAATCGGAGATTAGAATAGGAATCAGAAACAAAATAAAAAATAGAATAAAAAACGGAATTGGAACAAAGTTGTTATCTGTATATATGATACTTGCGCTTATGGCAGCAGCATTGTCAGGATGCGGCAATATCAAAAGTATTGATAATAAGACAATTCGTATAGGTGTGTCTGTTTATGATATTCATGATACGTTCATAACACAGCTTATGGATGAGTTCAACAGCTATGCAGATACTAATGTTACTATTGTGACTTATAATGCCGGTCAGAGTACGAAAGAGCAGAACAATCAGATGCAGGAGATGATAGATACAGGTTGTGATGTTATCTGTATCAATCTGGTAGACAGGACGGAACCTGAACATATCATAGATATGGCACTTAAGTACGATGTACCTGTTATATTCTTCAACAGGGAACTGACCAAAGAGGATCTTCAAAGGTCAGCTAAGTTCTACTACGTAGGATCTGATGCGGTAGAATCAGGGATCATGCAGGGAGAGCTTGCAGCGGATGAGATACTGGGACAAGAATCTACAATAGATACTAATAATGATGGAACTATACAATACGTAATGCTGCAGGGTGAAGCAGGGCATCAGGATGCAATAGTAAGAAGTGAATACTGCGTAGAGACTCTTATAAATAAGGGAGTGCAACTTGACAGGCAGGGCCTTGCTATTGCCAATTTCAACAGGACGCAGGCTCAGAGCAAGATAGAGCAGTTAATATCGTCCAATACCGAGATAGAGCTGATCCTGGCCAATAACGATGATATGGCGCTTGGGGCTATAGATGCCTATCTTAATATGTATGGGGAGGATGCTAAGAGTAAGATTCCGGCTATATATGGTATAGATGGTACTATAGGCGGGCTTGAAGCTGTTAAGACTGGATATATGCATGGTACTGTCTACAATGACAAGGAAGGGCAGGCGCATGCGATGTATGATCTTGCAATGGCGCTTGCAACTGGCAGTAGTCTTGATGATCTGGGCATAGAAGATGGCCACTACATAAGGCTCCCCCACACCAAGATCACTTTGGACAATGTGAACGATTTTCTGTATAGGTGA
- the mmsA gene encoding multiple monosaccharide ABC transporter ATP-binding protein: protein MTLLEMKNITKTFPGVKALDNVNFKVEEGEIHALVGENGAGKSTLMNVLSGVYPYGSYEGDIIYDGEVCQFAKIKDSERKGIVIIHQELALVPEMSIGENMYLGNEKGSKSRINWNETYSEADKYLKMVGLSESSRTPVRALGTGKQQLVEIAKALAKKARLLILDEPTSSLNETDSKALLDLMLEFKKQGMTMIIITHKLNEVSYVADNITVLRDGGTVETISNQGKEPISEDRIIKGMVGREITDRFPKRPDVKVGDIELEVDNWNVYHPLYPERKVVDNVSLYARKGEVVGLYGLMGAGRTELAMSIFGQSYGINISGQLKIDGKEVHMKKSTSDAIKHKIAYVTEDRKGNGLVLSQSIKVNTTLANLDSISNKYVIDKDKEYNIAVDYKERLKTKCPSVEQNVGNLSGGNQQKVLLAKWLFADPDILILDEPTRGIDVGAKYEIYCIINDMVREGKTVIMISSELPEVLGMSDRIYIMNEAKIVGEMPAAEATQENIMAAILRSGKEATA, encoded by the coding sequence ATGACATTATTGGAAATGAAAAACATAACCAAGACCTTCCCCGGAGTCAAGGCGCTTGATAATGTAAATTTCAAGGTCGAAGAGGGCGAGATACATGCTCTTGTAGGCGAGAATGGTGCCGGCAAGTCCACACTTATGAATGTACTAAGTGGAGTATATCCATATGGCTCCTATGAAGGGGATATCATTTATGATGGTGAGGTCTGCCAGTTTGCAAAGATCAAGGATTCAGAGAGAAAAGGTATAGTTATAATACACCAGGAACTTGCTCTTGTGCCGGAGATGTCTATCGGTGAGAACATGTATCTTGGTAATGAAAAGGGTAGCAAATCAAGAATCAACTGGAATGAGACATATTCCGAAGCAGATAAATATCTTAAGATGGTAGGACTGTCAGAGTCTTCAAGAACACCTGTAAGAGCCCTTGGAACAGGTAAGCAGCAGCTCGTAGAGATTGCCAAAGCTCTTGCCAAGAAAGCAAGACTCCTTATTCTGGATGAGCCTACATCTTCACTAAATGAGACAGATTCTAAGGCACTTCTTGATCTTATGCTTGAGTTTAAGAAGCAGGGTATGACTATGATCATCATAACCCACAAGCTCAATGAAGTATCTTATGTTGCAGATAATATTACGGTCCTGAGAGATGGTGGAACAGTAGAGACAATCAGTAACCAAGGGAAGGAACCTATCTCTGAAGACCGTATTATAAAGGGAATGGTAGGTCGTGAGATTACAGACAGATTCCCTAAGCGTCCCGATGTTAAGGTTGGTGACATAGAGCTTGAGGTTGATAACTGGAATGTATATCATCCTCTTTATCCTGAAAGAAAAGTTGTTGATAACGTATCACTGTATGCAAGAAAAGGCGAAGTTGTAGGCCTCTACGGACTTATGGGAGCCGGAAGAACAGAGCTTGCCATGAGTATCTTCGGTCAGTCCTACGGTATCAATATATCAGGACAGCTCAAGATTGATGGCAAGGAAGTACACATGAAGAAGAGTACAAGTGATGCCATCAAGCACAAAATCGCATATGTAACAGAAGACAGAAAGGGCAACGGACTTGTTCTGTCACAGTCTATCAAGGTTAATACAACTCTTGCTAATCTCGATAGCATATCAAATAAATATGTTATTGATAAAGATAAGGAATATAACATAGCTGTTGATTACAAAGAAAGACTTAAGACCAAATGTCCTTCTGTAGAACAGAACGTTGGTAATCTTTCTGGTGGTAACCAGCAGAAGGTCCTTCTTGCAAAGTGGCTTTTTGCAGATCCTGATATCCTGATCCTTGATGAGCCTACAAGAGGTATCGACGTTGGTGCCAAGTATGAGATCTACTGCATCATCAACGATATGGTAAGAGAAGGTAAGACTGTCATTATGATTTCTTCAGAGCTTCCTGAAGTGCTGGGTATGAGTGACAGAATATATATTATGAATGAAGCAAAGATTGTCGGAGAGATGCCGGCAGCTGAGGCTACACAGGAGAACATAATGGCTGCAATTCTTAGGTCAGGGAAGGAGGCAACAGCATGA
- a CDS encoding TetR/AcrR family transcriptional regulator, protein MRLTMRDGSATEEKILKLAKKMIINDGIANLDMKVLAEKIGCSRSTLYRHFSSKGDIMIKLVEESLQIISSSSQNLPKDIHFDNGFEEFSWYVNERAKALIKEVDSVTFIRDYDCLYTNAYPQSSHLEGFKNFIKGDYLSDPWFIAFKKGMEDGSIRHFDDPKLQVLTISNGLLGIAERVVPRIPFYIQEQGYGEEFILNQAKLYLNSIKNR, encoded by the coding sequence ATGAGGTTAACTATGAGAGACGGAAGCGCTACTGAAGAGAAGATCTTAAAACTTGCCAAGAAGATGATCATAAATGACGGCATTGCCAACCTTGATATGAAAGTCCTTGCAGAGAAAATAGGCTGCAGCAGAAGTACCCTTTACAGGCACTTCTCAAGTAAGGGCGATATCATGATAAAGCTTGTGGAAGAGTCTCTTCAGATCATAAGCAGCTCTTCACAAAACCTTCCAAAAGATATACATTTTGATAACGGATTCGAAGAGTTCTCATGGTATGTTAATGAAAGAGCCAAGGCCCTTATCAAAGAAGTCGATTCTGTAACTTTCATAAGAGATTATGACTGCCTATATACCAATGCTTATCCTCAAAGCAGTCACTTAGAAGGATTCAAGAATTTCATCAAGGGCGATTACCTATCTGATCCATGGTTTATTGCTTTTAAAAAAGGAATGGAAGATGGAAGCATCAGACATTTCGATGATCCTAAGCTTCAGGTCCTGACTATATCCAACGGCCTTTTAGGAATAGCAGAAAGAGTCGTCCCAAGAATTCCTTTCTACATACAGGAACAAGGCTACGGCGAAGAATTCATACTTAATCAAGCCAAGCTCTATCTTAATAGTATTAAGAATCGCTAA
- a CDS encoding substrate-binding domain-containing protein, protein MLNPRNIFNESKWLFAIITVIVIGIVVCAVDVIKVDGPSEKYQISVIVDESNSARWDSFQTGLRQAARENGIRLNYVTTDFEGSPVKEKNLIDQEIENGADAVIVQLCSGSSASDILTDIPQNVYIELIDNNVNKDEIASSKMGYTGADSVEVGTELATRIIEEYGELKGVRIGILAGNLKLVSVQERVDSFKEKANEAGAQIVFSVEATQISEREIGELVKSNKADILVALDNDVTETAADYVKMVDNYNAYPTNELGNLKLYGVGCSPDNLNDLDQGIIKGMVVINEYEMGYMVISNLSDVLKDEHLRVSDYTVGYAYVTGETMYDEGNQQILFPIGD, encoded by the coding sequence ATGTTGAATCCGCGGAATATATTTAATGAAAGCAAATGGCTCTTTGCTATCATAACAGTCATAGTCATAGGCATTGTGGTCTGTGCTGTAGATGTTATTAAAGTAGACGGGCCTTCTGAGAAGTATCAGATATCTGTAATAGTAGATGAAAGTAATAGCGCAAGATGGGACAGCTTTCAGACAGGACTAAGGCAGGCGGCAAGAGAAAATGGAATAAGGCTCAACTATGTTACCACTGACTTTGAAGGTAGCCCTGTAAAAGAGAAAAATCTTATAGATCAGGAGATAGAAAACGGAGCCGATGCAGTGATAGTGCAGCTGTGTTCGGGCAGTAGTGCATCAGACATACTTACGGATATACCTCAGAATGTCTACATAGAACTGATTGACAACAATGTAAACAAGGATGAGATTGCAAGCAGTAAGATGGGATATACCGGAGCTGACAGTGTAGAAGTTGGAACAGAACTTGCCACAAGGATCATAGAAGAGTACGGGGAGCTAAAAGGTGTCAGGATAGGTATACTTGCAGGTAATCTGAAACTTGTATCTGTACAGGAACGCGTGGACTCTTTTAAGGAAAAGGCTAATGAGGCTGGAGCACAGATAGTGTTCAGCGTGGAAGCAACGCAGATATCTGAAAGAGAGATTGGAGAGCTTGTAAAAAGTAACAAAGCTGATATCCTTGTGGCACTTGATAATGATGTCACAGAGACGGCAGCTGATTATGTCAAGATGGTAGATAATTATAATGCCTATCCTACCAATGAGCTGGGGAACCTGAAATTATACGGAGTAGGGTGCTCTCCCGATAACTTAAATGACCTTGATCAGGGAATTATAAAAGGGATGGTTGTCATCAATGAATATGAAATGGGATATATGGTGATAAGTAACCTTTCGGATGTCCTAAAAGATGAGCATCTTAGGGTTAGCGACTATACAGTAGGATATGCATATGTTACGGGGGAAACAATGTATGATGAAGGGAATCAGCAGATTCTTTTCCCAATCGGAGATTAG
- a CDS encoding MIP/aquaporin family protein yields the protein MLKKCIAECLGTCVLVVFGCGTAAAIGCDVSGGYVATALTFGLVIVAMAYSIGNISGCHINPAVSLAMLISGKLSVSDFIYYIVSQFAGGIIGALILKIFASSGAIDAGLGSNGLYNGNVGLSILIEIILTFVFVLAILGVTSRDAFSNVAGLVIGLTLTLVHLLGIYFTGTSVNPARSLGPAIFAGGDALSSVWVFIVAPLIGAALAALCYKFLDTDK from the coding sequence ATGCTTAAAAAGTGTATCGCTGAATGTCTTGGAACCTGTGTACTTGTTGTCTTTGGATGCGGAACTGCTGCCGCCATTGGATGCGACGTATCGGGAGGGTATGTTGCAACCGCTCTTACTTTTGGTCTTGTTATTGTAGCTATGGCATATTCAATCGGTAACATATCAGGATGCCATATCAATCCCGCTGTATCTCTTGCTATGCTTATATCAGGCAAGCTTAGCGTATCAGACTTTATCTATTACATCGTATCCCAGTTTGCAGGTGGTATTATCGGTGCCCTTATCCTTAAGATATTTGCATCATCCGGTGCAATCGATGCAGGACTAGGCTCCAATGGCCTTTATAACGGCAATGTAGGACTATCCATCCTCATCGAGATCATCCTTACATTCGTATTCGTACTCGCAATCCTCGGTGTAACATCAAGAGATGCATTCTCAAACGTTGCCGGTCTTGTAATAGGACTTACACTAACCCTGGTACACCTCCTTGGCATCTACTTCACCGGCACAAGCGTTAACCCCGCAAGAAGCCTTGGACCAGCAATCTTTGCCGGCGGTGATGCCCTCTCATCCGTATGGGTATTCATAGTAGCTCCCCTCATCGGCGCCGCCCTCGCCGCCCTCTGCTACAAATTCCTAGACACCGACAAGTAA